The following DNA comes from Bactrocera neohumeralis isolate Rockhampton unplaced genomic scaffold, APGP_CSIRO_Bneo_wtdbg2-racon-allhic-juicebox.fasta_v2 cluster11, whole genome shotgun sequence.
TTAAGTTCTAAAGTAATTTgatcataatatttttataaaaacaaacaacagtATAAGTAAATTTGACACTATATCTCAAGACAACGAACCGCAGATGTGGAATCATACATATTACGCATATGGTCTTAACAATGAGGTATGCCAAGCTTTTaggtgatatacatacatatgtacattattacggtcgatttttttataaaatcgcgTGTGCGGGAAAACTTCtatggatcattctgaacaatttttcccaAAGGACTATGGGTCTAACACTGGTTTCGAGCTAGCGATCTTTAGGGCGAAGTTGTTTAGGgatcataattttttgttcgtcagtttttgagatattcgaatgaaatttaattcgtaggtgcattttgatattctattgatcatttatcgaaataataataatttttaattaaaaagccaAGAGTAAGAGTTAAGAGTGTGCTTAACAGTGACagtgaaaatgaagaaaatcggGGAACTATATCATACATATACAACCAGCAGCAATGAGTTAAAAACTAATAGTTCGAAATTTTGCAGAATAGCCTCCAATGTATACTTTACAATAGcagtgaaaataaagaaaatcggaAAACTTTATCATACATATGACTGCCATAGAACCgcctattaaaaaaaaaataaaaaaataaataaggcaTTGCTTTCtgatttaatttgtatttatatgtactatacaatTCCTTTGTATGACTTAAAAATGTCATAGATGAAAGGGTTCACATTCAAATTCAGTtaaatattggtagtcgaaaaagtctgttcgtatttctaatcaaatttttacttatctttttatatttatcataaataaataaacaaattattaccattttggtcgaccgctttttgccatttttccgctagagacattttccatcaatgtaaaactttcatcagcgtaattcgaaatttccagaacggaagcggaCGAACCTTTGTTGTGCCACACGAACTGAtatagcatcgtctccgtaaacttcacaaatttcattgatagCTTGCATgtcattcttctcttttttacccaaaatttgcaaaatatagcaaatttcttcattactttCACTGCTTTTTGAACAGCTTCCAACTTCCCTGAACTTGAATCTACATCTCACCTTTTccacactatatggtatgacacaatgttaTTGGTAGCATcaagatatacgactgcaacgacatctattgacaaaatacgaaaagactttttcgagtACACAATTGATGTACATTTAGCATTGTTAAAATGATACCCCGAATTTTAGTCAACTTTATGTTTTATTACAGTGGTCTTTCACCAAATCACGTTAAGCATGAAAATCAAGATGATGGGTATGAGACGAGCGCCGGCGATGTGCTTACCCCAAATTCCCACAGTTCATCAACACATTCGGTGACGCCACAACATCAGATGCAGCATGGTATCAATATTATACCTCAACGGAAGTATGAAGAGCAACAAATGGAAATACAGCAGCCTCTCCAAAGCACCACTGCTAGTGATGTAaataaccaacaacaacaatcgccgCAGAGTAATACACAAGGAACACTGCAAGGAATGGACAATACAGTTAATCAAAGCGACGAAATATCAGGTTTAAACGGGAAAGAAATTTTGCCTGCGGATTCATATTCCTATATGGAAGACATAGCGGGAACAATTACAGGAGTTTCCAATACTAGTAACAGTGCAAATAAAAGGACTATTAATATGCCGCAGGACGCACAACTTAATGTTAAGACTGTTAAAATTAGTGATGCAACTGTAGAATCTTATATTTGTGCACCCACTAATATAATGAGTCATAATGTGAGTGATATGTATAGTattcaaaatcaacaacaacaacaccaaaaccaaccacaacagcagcagcagttgcATGCGGCCAACAACGAATTACCCCAATCAAtggaatataatttaaaaatgaaaccaACATCTGGAAATGGATTAAGCGATGCTGAAATGTTGGAACAGACTGTGATACATCAAAACTTGCATCAGCTGCAACTTCCGCAACAATCCCACACGCCAAACCAATTAATTTTTACGGAAAGCAATGTGATCCTCAGGCCACCACAAAAGAAGCGTGGTCGCAAAAAGAAAATTCAGCCAAACACCGACAATACATTGCCATTATCTTTACAATTTCTAACTGGCAGCAACGAATGCGGTATAGCGCCTGGTCCAAACGGAGAATTGCCATCCATGTAAGTAACATCAAAAAATAGCACTACTTTAAATAACATATTCGTATGGTTTTAAAGCTGCATTGCTGACAACACGCTGAAAAATTCAAGTGAAAATCATGCTACCGGTCTGCTTAAGTCGAAGGAGCGCAAGAAACACGACCGTTTCAACGGAATGTCCGAAGAGGAAGTCGTTAAGCGTACACTACCCGACCATTTATGTGAAAATCTTGATATAGTCATAGTGAGTGTAAATTTCCAATTGAACATGGCTCTAAATAACTTTAAGTTATTAACTTTATATAAACGCAGTCTAGAGTTTTGTATCtagatttttgtatttgtaggTTAAGTCGAATTGCGAAAGTGTTATAATCATAGCCGTTAGATCTAAATCTGCATTAACCATAGTGTAATTGTACTATTTAGACTCTTGACAATTCATGTACTTACAGATTGGAATTAATCCAGGCTTATTTGCTGCATATAAAGGGCATCATTATGCTGGACCTGGCAACCATTTTTGGAAATGCTTATACCTATCCGGTCTTACAAGAGAACAAATGAGCGCTGAACAGGATTATAAACTATTAAAATACGGTATTGGATTCACAAATATGGTACAACGTGCCACTAAGGGCTCTGCCGACCTCACCCGTAAGGAAATCAAAGAGGGTAGCCGCATTTTAGTTGAAAAGCTTCAGCGATTTCGTCCTAAAATTGCCGTATTTAATgggaaattaatatttgaagttttttctgGAAAGAAAGACTTTAATTTTGGTCGCCAGCCAGAGTGCGTAGAGGGTACCGATACCGTAGGTTACAagacatattatattatttatagacctcaatatttatttgcattacaGTATGTATGGGTTATGCCATCATCATCGGCAAGATGCGCACAATTGCCGCGAGCAGCAGATAAGGTGCCCTTCTATGCTGCGCTTAAAAAGTTTCGGGACTACTTGAATGGATTAATACCACATATGGACGAGTCGGAATGTATATTCacagaacaaaaaattaagcagGTTTGTGAGCAAGAGAATGAGAAGAATTCTGTTACTATTACTTCAGCAGTAGAGGTTTTATGTGGAGTTCACAGTGGTGCGGGTATACTTAATGCAACAGACGGTTTGGCTATGGCATACAAAAATATGCCAATGCAAACAATGAACGACATTGAAACAGGTGCGTCGACCCAACATCATGGAGCCGGTGCCGGTGAGATAGGCAACGATGGCAATGATATCAGTGGACTTTGTGTCGATGCTGCCAATTGTGGTGGTTGCCCTAACACTAGCGACGGCAGTGGCGCCGTGATGAATAATGGTGGAGGTATCAGCAGAGATGGTAATACTATGCCGAATGAGAGTTGTTCTATCCGCCAGGAGCCAGAGAAATTTCCTAGATTTCAAGGGAGTTCTACGGAatctacctacatatatacgaCAAATGAGAATGAACGTGGCCACAATATTACTGCTCATACGCCTGGCCCTGGGCCACCGCCATCACTACCGCCAGGCACTTCAGTTATAAGTTCCAGTTTGCAGCAACGAAATGAAAACTACATGATAACTGCAAGTTACGTACAACCGCCACCGGAAAAAAAAAAGCGGGGGCGTCCAAAAAAGATTAAAGACGTGGATTCTATTGATACAGTCTCTCGTAATCGCATGCAAATTTTGGGACAAATGTCCAACACTAACGATTTTGGCAACATATTGAATTTGTCAATGATGGGTGGTGGCGTACCTGGTCAATGTGGCAGCGATGCCCTTTTGGGTAGTGCCGGTGTTGGCATAGTTAACGGTAACTGTGAGACGCCAAAGAAGAAGCGCGGCAGACCAAAGAAAGTGAAACCAACAAATGAAGCTCagcaaaatcaaaatacatTAATACAGGGAGAGTCACATGCAATGCCAATTCCGTCACTTAGCGGCATGGATAATAATTTGTCTAAACGCATGCATCAGCACGTAAATGCAATTTATAGCAATAAGGAAATgccaaagcagcaacaacaacagtcgaCGCAACAAATGTACACATCAAGTTCGCCAATGAGATCACCAGCACTAAATTGCTCATATTCTGGTATAACACCGCCGACTTCAACGCAATCTACATCACCCACACATCAACAGCATTGCGATAAATTGCATGAGAATGTCAGCAGCATCATGGAAAGTCCCACGAATTTAGCAGCAACTCAAAGGGATACTagcggcaacaacagcaacagctatTACAGCAGTAAACATATTGCTGTCATAAACTCGAATGGCTCGGAACTCCATGATGGATCAAATGTATCCACGCCACACGCAATAACTTCAAATGAACTTGTAAATGAAATGCCAGCCAACGCAACTATACAAGTATCTATAACTGCCTCTCACGAAACGCAATTGGGTGAGTCTCCACCTCCAAGCTCACCAAACATATCTACAGTGGACTTTGAACCGCCAGCTGCAGGTGGGGCTCTTGCAAATGAACACGGCACAGAAATACGTCATCAGCGGCCAACTGAAATGGAATCACGTatacaacaacatcagcagttGCAACAGGGCACTCCATATGCTAGTCCGGTAAACGAGTCATCGTCTGATCATCAAGCGAACGATCACTATCAGCAATGGATGTCACCGCACTCAGCCATTTCATTGTCAGCACAATATACTCATCACCTACCAGAAcatatacaacaacaagaacagatTATGAATTTtgagcaacagcaacaccagTTGCATCATATTCAGCAATTACAGCATTCAGTACATCCCCACCGGGAACAATCAACAACGCCTATGCATGCACAATGGTTGCGGCAGCACCGCTACGATGATATTGTTGGTGGTAATTATAGCGTCACATCACCACATTTACATCACCAACAGCAGCAAACGCAACATCATATGCAGCACCCtaatcagcaacaacagcaaaatagTACTGAGCATCAGCACAGTCATATATCTCATCATCACTCACGTTTACCTACAGATGTGACTAGCAAAAGCCTCTCTGGCCTGGAGTCACTAGTCGATCAAATTCCTTCACTGTCAGATAATAACTCAGTACCCATACCACCAGCGATAGAAAATAGCGGGGTAAATGCAGCAGTTGAGAATCGCTTACAAAGtttacagcaacagcaacaacaacagcatattCATCAGCGACAACCGCACATGATTGCAATTGATACAGCGATTGACATACATACCGATCCTTATTGCACACCAAACAGCACAATAAATCCGATTCCTGCTATATCCGATACGATTGATACAATACCGGGTAACAATAGCAGCGGCAGCAACACCCCGCTCCCAGTTAATGGTTTATATAGCGCGAATTCTCCGCGCAATTATAGTATTCATCGACTTAACTCCTCAGCTGCTTCATCACCAATAATGATGTCACCCCACCATCATcatacacaacaacagcaagtttCCTTACATCAACCTTACGGAAATTCAGTAAGCACGCCCCTAATATCAGATGTTTTATTATCTTCAACGCCAATGACAAGCTCAGCTAGCCATACAAATAGTCCTGCCGACAATAGTTTGGGTGAAGACTCTGCAAACGGATGTACACCAACAAGTAGTGGGACTATCAATACTTCAACAACACCAACTAGCCTGTATAACAACGTAACAACCACGAATATACACAATATGAGTTCCAACAACTTTTCAGTAAGCAATTTAGCCGCCTCATCTGTTACGCCCAGTAATAGTTGTAGCAGCCACAACAATTATGCTTCATTGTCGACAACAACATCGGCAGCTGCCGCAAGCAATGTATATCACCATTCAAACTTTATTGCCGCTGCTGCCTTAGCTGCTGCCGCTGTGAATTCACCCGCCAATCATTTACAGACATCACCCAGCACTGCCGCAGTCGTGGCGGCTCATCACGCAGCGCACCACCATGTTGCGCATCAACAAATGTATTCACATGCACATTTGCCCCCGCATATGGCAGGCGTTAATTCAATGTATGCTCCAGCACCGACACATCATCATCACCCCTTGACACATCACCCGGcacaccatcatcatcatcactcACCATACGGTGCAACAGCGCAACACAGTACTAATAACGATTACGGCAATCCTTATTGTACGACCACCGTTACCGGTGCACCGCAAAATGCTCCTATCCATTTACCCAGTCCCAATTATCCCTACGGTTATGGAAGTCAAGTAGCTGTTGCAGCAGTAGCTGCAGCCCAAAGTAATTATCCAACAGCAATGCATTCTCATCATACACAGTCCCCGGAAACGAGCGCACCACCACCACCCGGTGCGGTAACCGCCGCTGCGGCAGCTGCTGCTGcagccgctgctgctgctgccgtttATCATACTCATCACCCCGGTCATCATCCTCATGCAACACATCCGTTATCGATGTTTGATCGACTGAAACCCTCCGATATAAGTGGTTACGGCGGGTTCTGATGatgatcaaaaaatataaattacgtGTATGCATATGATTGAGAAAAGTTGAGCTATGGCGAAAGCAAATGAAAAGTATTGTTTAACTATCAGCTTAAAGCATAATTGTAATCCTTTGGAAATACCCattttataagcaaatttacatacgtatacatcacatctgtatacatatgtattaaaatgttatttaagcAATTTAAGACAACCAAAGACTAAGATTCGGAAGTCGTTTCCAACTGGCTGATCTTTTGTGACACCATCTGCCTGTCTTCTTGTACGAATAATAagacatatattcatatttgaTTGTTTTAGGGGACTTAGGGAAGCCAGGATAAATATGCTCTTTATCATAGACCAAAATTCGTatcatatattcaaatgaagtAATGTATTACGTATCTATCTACATGACCTCATTTATACAATAGAATACCTGCTTTTTCTTCACTTCAAATGCCACTGTAAACTTCGTGGGAATTCATACACACAATTGAATGTGACTCTgtttatacataagtaaatattaatttatttttcataacaaaataaacaaaacatccACTAAATTTCTCCTCATTGTTCAGCTTTTGCGAGACTGAGGTTGAGACATCTCGGAAGTCATAAGTTTGGTGAAGAAGTAGACATAGCCAAAATTGACTTTAGCCGTCTTAACAAATTTGTTGTACGCTCAAAGCTCTATGTCTATTTTTCAGAATCTTATAATCAAGCGTTCTTAGCTGTTCAAGTGAGATCGCTCTTaggatacataaatataatctTCGGAAATGGCTGTTGTCGCCTCAGTTTTAGATTTGTCCTACCATAACCCTAACGCATAACATGATACAATAAACCAAATAATATCTGTCTCCGATTCGCTAATCGCTTCTTTTCTACtgtcaaaatatttcatttaagaaCAGCAACAAAGATATCGAGTTGAATTCGTAAAGTGGATAGCATCAACATTCAGTGCTACAGAGgtttaatttgcatattttagatCAAGTTTACTATTGTGAATGGTTCAAATgacaaatgaaaatacaaatttttaaaactaaagaacTAATTGCATGTAGTAAtgtatagaaaacaaaaataaaaggttACGACAACGTTTTTTTTAACGCGAATAAATATTTATCCACTAAGAAAGACTCATAACACTAACGCATGCGTCACAAGGAATGTTGGCTACCATTTGTTTGAGCATCTggtatagtttgttcgattAGCTGGAAAGTAACGCTTGTCGGATCGAAAACAGTAAAGTTTTTAGTACTACATAAATTTAATGGATATGaatggaaaattgaaaatgcaaCGACCACGATGGTCGATCTCGTGAGAAGTAATTCTGAAATgtccaatataaaaattttttgtgataGGATTTTTTAAACCAACTTaacaaaaatgctaaaaatgaAACTTATTATCCGATATTAAACctattaaaacaattatttaggATACATGGTCCACTATGTCTataaacaaaattcattttatatgtatttaaaaatttttcactaGCTGCGAGTTTATCTAGTGTTGCTCGTTCAGCTATATGTAATTAGATCCCTTCTCTTGTAATCATATCTCAAAAAAATTCGCAAGCCCTTAGCTACAAtcacatatttaatatatttatgaacagaaggcttaaacaaatatttgtttgttataaaatgtatcgatatacttttatatacatatatatttaatttaactacTAATGAAAATTATGTGGTAATTTAGATTcgtagaaaattttcaaataaacttaATAACGAGTGAAAATTTTACTAAGTACATAATCAATTTGAAACAACAAAGCGAaagataagaaaataaaaaaataaaacacttttaaactaattttaagatattaaacaagtaaatatatttttatgtatataaatatttgatacaTAAATGGCTTCAAAAGCTATTATGGGgaaagcaataatttttaaaaattcaacaaagaaagcatgaaaataaaattaactgtgTGATTAccaactttttattttcctaaaaaaacTGATTAATCTAAACACAAAGGAAACTACTAACACTTATTTAAGAATTTATGACATAACTAAAGCAtagcaaaataatatatgtgaagatgaaaaataataataataatgaaataaaaagataaCATGAACGAACCAACAACGTATTAAAAATTGTACTGCGTAAACTAATGACATTTCTACGTAACTTGTAAATTTCGAGAATTATTTAGTTCAGTATTTATAAATCATATAGAaagtcagcaacaacaaactgaATATGAAACAAAGGTTGCATtgaattgaaagtaaaaaaatccgGTTACGGATATAAACCTATTTAGGGGatggtatgtatgtttgaaataaaaacttcagCCAAACAAAAGTAATGAAATTTATTGGCTGCTGTTTTTACGAagcaattgaattaaaaaatttgataggCGAAAGAAGGGCAATAGGGGTTCACAACTACTTGCACATAGCAATTGCAAATTCAAAAGTGTAAGTTGTGCAGAAAGAGATGCTGATAAGTAAGAACATGCTTAGCAAGTGTACCCTTTTTAAGAAACTCctgtttaacttttttcaactgtaaaaagcaaataaaactagttttttatGCTTACGTTTCTACCGAATACATATAGTAGATCAATCGTAATaaacattaaacatattttgttgttatgatgtactttattttcaaacaatGCATAAGGGGTTAGGTGTAGTCAGTGGCAAAGGAGCATTGAAATTgcaagtgttttttttattagaaaattgttttattctATATCAACATAGCATCATTAAATAAGGTTTCGACATAACAGagatttgaacaaaaatttaaaagtaaaggctTTTTGTGTTGATTCAGTTCCAACCGAAGCTCCTTGAGGTGACTATTATCAGTCCGTAGAGATTCattaaaatcaatcggacaaaaaattagtttattaaTAGATAATcctaataatatatacatatatttttttttaaatcacaaaatggcgagctcaggaaattttttccagcttttcagaaaaataccaacagtaaattgtttataaaaaatggaaataaacaacaaaaatttgctACTAATTCTTCATAATTTGAAAAGCTGTACAAATTTCATTGCAATCTACCGAACACTGTTTGAGCTGTACTGGTCACCATTTGAAAACAAACATAGTTTTGTCGGATTTACTTATTGTGTTTATATAGtttcagagaatatttctaGATCGTAATGTAACtatgaatgtaaaaaatattttgcgagCACTAGCTTCTAGTTTAAAGAGTTCTATAGAagtatttgtcaaataaaaaaagtctaaaaattCCAAACTTCCGAATATAAACACGTAAGAAAGGATTAAGTTCAGATATAACCGAACATTGCATACCCTTGCAAGTTTCAAGGATTGAAGACGGGCAAATACTTTGAGGTGTTGCTAAAACTtcatattaaaaagttttgcgaaagaatTCATTATACGACAAAATAGAGAATGAATtacgacaaaatttggtattttattaaattatatagtcATGGACTCATCTAGTTAtaatcttgcaacatgttgctacagagttatTAGTTATGTGCAACTAACGGTTGTTTTTATCACCTGAAACTGATGAGGatagctgtaatttggtacagagaatTTCAGTCGCCAGGGAATGGTTAAGAGATTTGTCCTGAGTTGAGTTCTATCtaaagtggtttaggagatgtGTACATTAAACCTCTTAAAGGCAGACCTACGAccatctttaaattttttttagcccACAGTACGACTTGCTACTATGTGCCACCCCTGTGCcacatttccattttttttcttaatttagagTTTAGTTATGGCATATTATAGGTTTTTGATTAATGGCCTTTTGTGGACGTACATATTAAGTTACAGTTTGCCCAGATAAACACAGAGATCTGGATTTTAACTCCCCTCGTCATCGTGatcatattaataatataactccatatatatctcgattagtctcaattgataaaaataaccgctttgtgaacaaaactattataatctgTAGAAATatattgcaagaatataaaaatagtacatattaagattttttgtaaaaggaacattttatattctgatTACTCTCTAtgttatatatgtttatatatacttatgtatttcaACTTGCGTATTGAATTGAGAGAAATATTGTAATCTCATAATCACATGGTCATATTTCTGGCAAGATTACACTTGGTCGCTTGAGTCGTCGACAGGAATTGCAAGAACACTGAAGGGtgc
Coding sequences within:
- the LOC126766086 gene encoding uncharacterized protein LOC126766086, which gives rise to MDITERERDRKRKRYLTEEDHSRITRNKSQQQHQLQHEQELKEKLQMEAQSRLVCMTDEGDKTTVFSKNLHLLEFVSSNYDSSNIESSSPYVNDGEAHAKKLLRSSITGLKQETVTKVSKSSYALERKRLKQDENACYRVQSKRALINKYRKRMAQKVVKKRDISSSICCEDDAHNEHADGCENGLFNSDNSSSRELEGQDMLGDQLGKQRLDTDASSVLEYNNFGILNDNNSLKMRETSTNSPTQYMAGMFYNGKECTDSNRFQSNQYGDHNETRTNDATTKTAPCNPRPWEENVPFNSDMQLSKHQELHQPYVLQSTILDLESTDKQQNCNLNEFNEADRRPVAPYSTFIESTQANGLAQRTHSYRYDSMNTTRDGNELSATKTSPNVDSDVDLKQYENVSAVSCWQHSNTNGNVTNAENSANNIANNDKGCASESAVKEKIKKYNREQTYVSSQLHSIKDHNSQQSVYTQERSGDSNSQQLAGVVPMSTNIKGMSNRNTSLNLNETTHSMQPSRSHNKNMDDVYDEIDSVSTNAKTSKDSNYVEQHDEAYIEKAGVNRYALSLGETSKTKISALTTVSTTATNVNDISNRTICTISTTSTTTTATATTTTTTISTTTTTKDCVTTNVTINKIPNSRVIKSDSSEVITTPVATVDAASTVDNCENGKHLAQVPSTNIVNANMLGESTYNLNNSQELGASAPATTYAPPHSNTSDNLDNRNEHWDPTSNEPYQRYNNSNHFCQSTADGGSEACLSATAELCYKISDDINEKPLKNQHQQHAVSKQNVIDFNDKEHQMHLSKKQHGSEYITRQSIDASVSLIGTNIYNTELQLEQQRQGSQDIQQFMQEELCQQMQHQQRQQLQDHQQQEELNRHHHQQQYPHDASQVVQQISLHDYNLQSHQQQLHPLHDALRHSHQQIQHFEQQHQLEQRHDEEQQQHLIAYLHHTTEQTRLQEQLQLHEYQQHQQQFHQEQQHLHNQHQQQQQQQMQTNFILITKKQHHPQSHISMDLKRINRPPPTSIDDLIIDEFSEDPHATYKLGLSPNHVKHENQDDGYETSAGDVLTPNSHSSSTHSVTPQHQMQHGINIIPQRKYEEQQMEIQQPLQSTTASDVNNQQQQSPQSNTQGTLQGMDNTVNQSDEISGLNGKEILPADSYSYMEDIAGTITGVSNTSNSANKRTINMPQDAQLNVKTVKISDATVESYICAPTNIMSHNVSDMYSIQNQQQQHQNQPQQQQQLHAANNELPQSMEYNLKMKPTSGNGLSDAEMLEQTVIHQNLHQLQLPQQSHTPNQLIFTESNVILRPPQKKRGRKKKIQPNTDNTLPLSLQFLTGSNECGIAPGPNGELPSICIADNTLKNSSENHATGLLKSKERKKHDRFNGMSEEEVVKRTLPDHLCENLDIVIIGINPGLFAAYKGHHYAGPGNHFWKCLYLSGLTREQMSAEQDYKLLKYGIGFTNMVQRATKGSADLTRKEIKEGSRILVEKLQRFRPKIAVFNGKLIFEVFSGKKDFNFGRQPECVEGTDTYVWVMPSSSARCAQLPRAADKVPFYAALKKFRDYLNGLIPHMDESECIFTEQKIKQVCEQENEKNSVTITSAVEVLCGVHSGAGILNATDGLAMAYKNMPMQTMNDIETGASTQHHGAGAGEIGNDGNDISGLCVDAANCGGCPNTSDGSGAVMNNGGGISRDGNTMPNESCSIRQEPEKFPRFQGSSTESTYIYTTNENERGHNITAHTPGPGPPPSLPPGTSVISSSLQQRNENYMITASYVQPPPEKKKRGRPKKIKDVDSIDTVSRNRMQILGQMSNTNDFGNILNLSMMGGGVPGQCGSDALLGSAGVGIVNGNCETPKKKRGRPKKVKPTNEAQQNQNTLIQGESHAMPIPSLSGMDNNLSKRMHQHVNAIYSNKEMPKQQQQQSTQQMYTSSSPMRSPALNCSYSGITPPTSTQSTSPTHQQHCDKLHENVSSIMESPTNLAATQRDTSGNNSNSYYSSKHIAVINSNGSELHDGSNVSTPHAITSNELVNEMPANATIQVSITASHETQLGESPPPSSPNISTVDFEPPAAGGALANEHGTEIRHQRPTEMESRIQQHQQLQQGTPYASPVNESSSDHQANDHYQQWMSPHSAISLSAQYTHHLPEHIQQQEQIMNFEQQQHQLHHIQQLQHSVHPHREQSTTPMHAQWLRQHRYDDIVGGNYSVTSPHLHHQQQQTQHHMQHPNQQQQQNSTEHQHSHISHHHSRLPTDVTSKSLSGLESLVDQIPSLSDNNSVPIPPAIENSGVNAAVENRLQSLQQQQQQQHIHQRQPHMIAIDTAIDIHTDPYCTPNSTINPIPAISDTIDTIPGNNSSGSNTPLPVNGLYSANSPRNYSIHRLNSSAASSPIMMSPHHHHTQQQQVSLHQPYGNSVSTPLISDVLLSSTPMTSSASHTNSPADNSLGEDSANGCTPTSSGTINTSTTPTSLYNNVTTTNIHNMSSNNFSVSNLAASSVTPSNSCSSHNNYASLSTTTSAAAASNVYHHSNFIAAAALAAAAVNSPANHLQTSPSTAAVVAAHHAAHHHVAHQQMYSHAHLPPHMAGVNSMYAPAPTHHHHPLTHHPAHHHHHHSPYGATAQHSTNNDYGNPYCTTTVTGAPQNAPIHLPSPNYPYGYGSQVAVAAVAAAQSNYPTAMHSHHTQSPETSAPPPPGAVTAAAAAAAAAAAAAAVYHTHHPGHHPHATHPLSMFDRLKPSDISGYGGF